cagcttgacagcttcatttaaatcgggctgctgggaagactcggtgcgatgactcctggagtggcttgttcctccttcgtgagaaccggaggtagatgtctcccgaggccgtttttcagacctgcgagctggactagtttcctcacggtgatcacgaacggtattacgagtggtatgtgatctggtatgcatttttttggggtaaaaaaaagggtcaaaaattcgctttatcacaaatttggttctctgtttcccacagacggcgccagtgatgaatcggcgaattttcgacggtgatgaatgcaggaagatgcagatcacgacacagagattttacgtggttcgatttactgaggtaaatctacgtccacgggaagaaatgagggcagagttgtattgcttgatctgttttcttacagcttacaatacagacttgctattttgtatttgatctctagaaagcgagagagtctattTTGAACTTaacctatctatctgatctaggttctatttatacattgaacctagatcgtggcatgcagccatttactaggtagtggatgtcgtggagatcgtggcgatcttgcatgggtccactatcctgcatgagttaatgactgcttgacaccactaaatagattgtgggtggtggaggtggaaatcctgcatgagtccattATCTCCTAGTttggtcgaatactgagaccgaactgctgaattatggccgagcagcttttgccgatctgagagtagagcttgatgccgacctgagagcagagtttgattggttggcttttaccgagctgtaggctggggccgaactctttggttgtgccgaactgaactctgatactctttagtcatgccgaactgatactctttcttgggctttaggctgatgggctttactgctgttgggcttgtttagtacgtactccatcaagcATCAAATTAGATATTGACATATTGTTTATTCTTTTGTCAAAAGTTGAAACTTCAAAAACATAAATTTGAGAAAAATGAGATTTCTATCTCACAGCACGCAATTACGCCACAAGTATGGCCAATAAAAAACTCCTAGTACTCCATATCATGCGATATTTCgatttaaaattaattgttaatcaacacactaattttttttaaatatatttgaaaCATTTGCAATAATATGATCATATTTAAACTTGTCATAGAATATCAATTAAAATTTTCGATCATAGAGAAATTGACAAGCGTATTACTAATCGACTTAAAATAGTATACAATTGTGAATAATGAAATGATGACTATGATGAAGCATGCTGAGTCGATTCACTAAGGCATTGTTTTGTTGGAAGGTTAGGCCTATATAAGAGCTTTGACTCCTCCCCGGGGCACTACGTGCTTAATTACGGATGCTTAAAATCagtttattttaatgaataaaaatcatCAATCGAGATTTGTTAGTTTAATTCAGCTAATTAATCAATCTTTAATTTTTCTCAATCCACTAGTATATAAATTAGACGGATATAAATGTAGTCATACTTTTAAGAGGGGCAACCAAATTATTTTACATTGCAACAAAATCTTTGCTTCTAAACACTTATATTTTATCACGATTTTAATCTTGATTAcctaaaaaatagtactaatattttgattACAATCACTACGATTTCTTAGTATTATTATATATGGTCAAAAttgttggttattttagtgtaattggattaacctGATTGATTAATattatcataatgagacatcatataagtttggaagtgcagagtgcacgcttgtttgaattcattatgattagacgggagttgcggggtccaaggggcagagcccctggctaGGGTCGAGGCTAGCtaggaaattttttatttccattaaagttgctgtgtagaaaattcatccgaaaatataatttctgatagTCGAATGATTGATTTGCAATTTTCGAAACTCCTTAATAACTGTTAAAATCAGTTAAGAAATGGAAGAGACgcaatgcttcgtgaagagaggCGATGTTTCGTTTCAGACCTCTTCTGATTGATCTTTTTCGGTTCAAAGTGGGATCGCAAAATCAATATACGAAACTTCTATAATttgaattgtatccgatcaaatattgatAGAACaaccaaattgatttgatctgaaagtgttgtTCACGCCTTTCAGTATATCCAGTTATACATGTTTCAGTAAATCTCCATAACAAAAATTATTAGTCCTAATTAGAAAATTTAAAGATAGCAAAAAATgagaaatatgaaataaaattatatagaaAGATACACAAAATCAAATCATCCTTTATCCCAAATAAACGCCGGTCAATGAAATGCGTtagaaaagaataaagtaggaataGAGGGACTAAATAGCAAAATCGCCCCTCCGATGAAATGAGTGAATAtacatatatgtgtgtgtgtatacaCTCGAGTGTTAGTGTGTGAACCCTTCTTCGCAAGAACAACTTCGCACTCAGAGATAAAATTAAACCCACTATTTATTGGGGTTTCCATCAACagcctctctctttctctctctacctaTACGTACAGCACACAGCGTGCGTACATAATTATATATCTATCGCTTTGTACAGTGCAAGACCCGCCGGATGTGCAAGCGTGCGCTGTGGTGAGCCGCCATTGACGTTTATGCAATTGGATTGATTGTTAGGCTCTTACGTATTtatgtttgattttgatttccTTGCTGTTTTGAATGATTAGGTTTTTGTTTTGCTGCAGTTGACGGAATAAATGGCGAGTATACGATCGAGCTTGCCGTCGAGGCTTCGGCAGCTCCTCTCTAGTGAAGGGGCAATCGGCCCCTCCGTTAAACACGACGCAGAGCCTGTACGCTTCTTGTGCCTATCCTTTTTATGCTATTTATTTATGTGGTCTGTGTTTTGGGTATGGTACTGTGGATTGATTCTTTGGGGGGTTTTTTCTTATTTAGTTCTAGAGCAGAGATATCATTCCTTGAGtgtactgaactttttttttgttccggatttgggagagacgcatgaccctcatgcgtctctcttttaatgagacgcatgatgattatgcgtctttcataaagacgcatgagggtcatgcgtctctcttttgtttcgtttttttaacgacgcatgaccctcatgcgtctttatgaaagacgcataatcatcatgcgtctcattaaaagagagacgcatgagggtcatgcgtctctcccaaatccggaacaaaaaaaaagttcagtacaCTCAAGGAATGATATCTTTACTCTAGAACTAAATAAGAAAAACCCCATTCTTTGGGGGTTTAGTCGTGGTAACTGGAATACTGGATGAAGGATTGGATTGAGCCCCAAGTGCTTGTGATGTTTTGGTGATAAGTTGGAATTAAGCAAGTTGGCTGTTCTTATATTTCATggtttaatttatttgaataaaaataaattatgaattacAGCATCAGACTGCAAAGATAAATATAGAATTCGTGGCCTAAAACTAGTTTTGTATTGATCCAACCATTATACCGTATCACCATGGATATAAAAATGTGTAAACTGAATGTGTTTGTTTCAAGGCGACTATATATATGAATATGGTGGTTCCATAGGAATATGGAAGTTATGACAGGTTTAGGCTATTAAGGGTGTTAAAAATTATGCTTTTGCAGAATAATGTGCATCTATTCTTTTGACACTTTTTTCTTTTGGAAGACAAGAGCTAATATTGACATCCAATATGATAGGAATAATTTCTCAGAAGTGACTAAGGTTAAAACTTATTGAGATTTTGTGATGACTGTTACTATGCATATAACTGGGCCATAGTTAGCTGGATAGAGATTAGAAGTGTTTTCTCTTAACTTAATTAGAGTGCTTCTTGTTCCTTAAAAAGCTGTACCAGACATGATTTTCCCATAAGCAAGCTTCCTATTTAACTTGTATCTTACTTTCACCAACACATGCATTCTCTAGGACCTACATACTTAGTGACTGGTAACACTTAGCACAACAAAGAGCACCAATGTTCATTATATGAGAACGTTGCCTGTTGGTTACAGTAGctttcattttgataatattcaACAAAACTGAACTCACCTTATATAAATTTTgtaaacatttcttaaaatttcttCCCTTGACGATGCTATTGATGAAGTCCTGCTATAATTTTTATTGAATTGATAATATTGTTTTTTCATCTGCAATTGCAATTAAAACAAGGAAAAGGAATATTTTCTACGGTAGCTTGCTTGTGATTTGTGTGAAATTGCAATTAAaacaaggaaaaggaaaagtggGAAATTAGATTGTATGACATGTTGTagaatataaaaaattacaaataaataatttccaccgcactatttttcaaataaaagatCTGCCTTTTTCTTGCTGGTTACGCGTGACGAGTCTTGGCCACACTTACAAGCTTTGCGATATCGTCTGGTGAACTTATTTAAACATAATAAGGGAATGAATGTAGATGCAGATGCATTGAAATACCcaaatctgttactcaaaaacTTTAGGTGCCTGAATAATGACATTTGACAGGGGAATTTTTCTTACAACTTGGTAAGCtattgtgttttatttttatgtattatttTCAGATGATTTTGACACTGTTAGAATGTAAAGTAGTTCTCTTTAGCTAGCCAGTTCTTGATATATGTTTTGAAAACCTCCTTCCTTGGTGACATGTCCCCTTTATGCATCAGTGAACTAATGCTTTGCCTACACAAAGATAATAACTGCCTGAATGAACTGTTACTGGAGATTGATTTGTTATCTAACTAATTTACAAGCAGGAAGATATTGGTGTCtatcaaaatttcatttacttgATGCAAGTGAACATTTGAAATCCACTGCGActtctttcctttttcaaaaTTACTGTGTGCTAGAGGTAATGGGTTTGCATATCTTTTGTAGCCTCCAAGAATAAAGGCTTTTGTCGACAAGGTGATTCAGTGCCCATTACAGGATATAGCGATACCTCTTTCTGGTTTTCGCTGGGAGTATGGCAAGGTTGTTCAAATTTGCTTATAATTATTATTCTTCCTCTGTTTTCATCTCTTTCATTTATTCTCACtcccattttatttttcagGGAAATTTCCACCATTGGGGGCCTCTATTTCTGCACTTTGAAACGTATTTCAAGACCTACTTATCTCATAGAAATGACCTTCTTTTGTCAGATGACATCTTAGGGGATGTCAGCCCATTTCCCAAACAAGCAGTTTTGCAAATTTTGAGAGTTATGCAGATCATCCTAGAAAATTGCCACACCAAGAGTTCATTCAGTGTTATAGAGGTAATGTGGTGTTTGAATTTCTTTTTGAGtaatttttctgaaatttttagCTCATTTTGGGTTTTATACTTCAAGGCTTCAAGCTTTCTCTAAGAGTTTTCTAAACCTTTTATATCTTTTCCACAGCATTTCAAGCTTTTGCTTGCTTCAACAGATCCTGAAATTATCACCGCAGCTCTTGAGACTCTTTCTGCACTTGTGAAAATATCACCTTCAAAGCTGCATGTCAGTGGAAAGCTGGTAGGGTGTGGGTCAGTGAATGCTTGTCTTTTATCCCTTGCGCAAGGCTGGGGTAGCAAAGAAGAAGGTCTAGGTTTGTATTCATGTGTCACATTACATGAGAGGACCCAGGAGGATGGGCTATGCCTGTTCCCACTGGAGACACAAAATGACAGCGACAAGTTGCAGAATCGCGTGGGATCAACACTTGACTTTGAGTTGCGCAGTACTTCTCCAAGTGATGTTGAAGCTAGTGATAGTACAAATTCATCTGGAGTGCGTGTAATTCAGATCCCTGATAATCAATTACAAGAACAGGATGACTTGTCACTTATGAAGTTTTGTATTGAGCATTATAATGTGCCTTCAGATCTTAGGTTTCCATTATTAACCAGAATTCGGTATGCTCGTGCACTCTGTTCCTCCAGAATATGCAGGCTTTACAGCAAGATTTGCCTACTATCTTTTATTGTGCTTGTACAGTCTAGTGATTCACATGATGAGCTAGTTTCATTTTTTGCTAATGAGCCAGAATACACAAATGAATTGATTAGAATTGTGAGATCTGAAGAAAACATATCAGGAAACATAAGAACACTTGCAATGACTGCTTTGGGTGCACAGTTAGCTGCATATTCGGCATCTCATGAAAGGGCACGTATATTAAGTGGATCAAGCATCAGTTTTGCAGGTGGTAATCGAATGATTCTCTTGAATGTGCTGCAAAGAGCGATTATATCATTAAATAATTCTGTTGATTTGTCATCAGTTGCTTTCATTGAAGCACTTCTGCAGTTCTACTTGCTTCATGTCATATCTTCTTCAAGTTCTGGTAGTGTTGTTAGGGGTTCAGGGATGGTACCGACCTTTTTACCCCTGCTAGAAGATTCAGATCCTTCTCGGTTGCATCTTGTCTGTTTAGCCGCAAAAACTCTACAGAAGCTCATGGACTACAGCAATACAGCAGTCACCCTTTTCAGAGATTTAGGAGGGGTGGAGCTTTTGGTTCAAAGATTACAGATCGAAGTACATAGAGTGATTGACTTCACTGGATCAAGGGATAGCTCTATGGCAATGGGTGAATGTCCTAAATATAATATCGACCAGTTGTACAATCAGAAGCGATTGATTAGGGCATTGTTGAAAGCACTTGGTTCTGCCACTTATGCGACGGCAAATTCTGCGAGATCACAGAATTCTTACGATGTTTCTTTAACTCCCATCTTGTTGATGCTTTTCAGTAACAAGGAAAAGTTTGGAGGTGACATCTACTCCTCAGCTGTGACTCTTATGAGTGAAATGATTCACAAAGATCCAACATGTTTTAATGTTCTGTTTGACTTGGGCCTTCCATCTGCATTTCTATCATCCATTGTGCTTGGAGTACTTCCTGCTTCAAAAGCCATCACTTGTATTCCGAATGGTCTTGGTGCTATTTGCCTCAACTCCAAGGGTCTGGAGGCTGTAAGAGAAACTTCTGCTTTACACTTCCTTGTTGACATTTTCACTGACAAAAAGTATGTGATGGCCATGAGCGAAGGCATTATTCCATTAGCAAATGCTTTGGAAGAGCTATTCCGGCATGTGTCTTCACTGAGAGGATATGGTGTTGATCTGATGATTGAAATAATTGATAAGATCGCATTGCTTGGGGACACCAAGTGCTCTGGATCGTCAGAAAAACTTGATGGTAGCGAGGCAATGGATATGGACTCTATTGAATCCGATGACAAGGAAAACATAGGGGATTCTGTGGCAGATGGGCCTGTTCAAGGTATCAGTGATGAACAATGTATTCAGCTGTCCATCTTTCATGTAATTGTTCTAGTTCACAGGACAATGGAAAATTCAGAAACATGCCGTCTATTTGTGGAGAAGTCTGGTATCGAATCTTTATTGAAACTTCTTTTACGCCCAAGTATAACTCAATCATCTGAGGGGATGTCAATAGCTTTACACAGCACGATGGTATTCAAGTGTTTTACACAACATCATTCCACTCCTCTGGCTCGTGCTATTTGCTCTTCACTTCGTGAGCATTTGAAAGAAACTGTGTCTAGGACTAGTGCTATCTCTGGATCTTTTTTACTGGATCCTAGGGCCAGCCCAGACCCTCTGATATTTTCTTCCCTCTCGCTTGTGGAGTTCCTCTTATTTCTTGCTGCCTCAAAGGACAATCGTTGGGTAACAGCAATGCTTACTGAGTTCGGTAATGGAAGCAAAGATGTCCTGGAAGATATTGGTCGAATTCATCGTGAAGTTTTATGGCAAATTTCGTTGCTTGAAGACACAAAGGCCGAAGCGGAGGACCAACTCACTGGTACCGTTAATGCCTCTCGGCAGTCCGAGTTGGGCATGAATGATGCCGAAGACCCAAGGTTGAACTCGTTCAGGCAATTCCTTGATCCTTTACTGAGAAGGAGGACTTCTGGTTGGAGCTTTGAGTCCCAGTTTTTTGACCTCATAAATCTCTATCGTGACCTTACTCGTTCCTCAAGTCTTCACCAACGACAGAGTGTCGATGCACCTTCTTCCTCACAGGTTGCAGCGAATCAGGAAGATGAATCTGGTTCTTCTGGTTCATACCATCAGTCTTGTTGTGATATGGTATCATCACTATCCATTCACATAACCCATTTGTTTCAAGAGTTGGGGAAGGTCATGCTGCTTCCATCTCGCCGGAGGGACGATACACTCACTGTATCTCCTCCCTCAAAATCAGTGGCATCTACCTTTGCGTCTATAGCTATGGATCACATGAATTTTGGTGGGCATATTAGTCCTTCTGGATCTGAGGATTTGGTTACAACTAAATGCCGGTACTACGGCAAGGTTGTTGAGTTCATTGATAGTATTCTTTTGGACAAGCCTGACTCATGCAATCCTGTCatattgaattgtttatatGGACGTGGAGTTATTCGAACAGTCTTGACTACATTTGAGGCTACCAGTCAGTTGCCTTTTGCCTTTAGTAAGGCTCCTGCATCTCCTATGGAGACTGATGAAGGGAAGCAAAATGATGTTGAAAAAGCTGATCAGCTGTGGACTTATGGACCCTCAGCTAGCTATGGAAAGCTTTTGGACCACTTGGCGACTTCGTCCTACGTACTATCACCTTTCAATAAACATTTACTTACACAGCCTCTAGTGCCTGGGGACATTCCATTTCCCCGTGATGCAGAAACATTTGTCAAAGTTCTTCAGTCCATGGTATTGAAGGCTGTGCTTCCTGTTTGGACGCACCCTCGGTTCCATGAATGTAATTATGAGTTCATCACGACAGTTGTCAACATTTTTAAGCATGTATTCTCTGGAGTGGAAGTCAAAAGTGTTGGTGCTAATGTGGGTCGTACTGGTCCACCCCCTACTGAAACAACTATTTCAACAATAGTGGAGATGGGGTTCACAAGGTCTCAGGCAGAAGAGGCTCTGAGACAGGTTGGTTCAAATAGTGTGGAGCTTGCCATGGAATGGTTGTTTTCACATCCCGAGGAACCTCAAGAAGAGGACGAGCTTGCTCAAGCACTAGCAATGTCTCTTGGAAATTCTACGACAGAGACAAAAGAAGAGGACACAACTGAGGATACTCAGAATGTTGAAGAGGAATTGGTGCAACTCCCACCAGTTGATGAGCTGCTGTTGACATGCAAGGTACTTCTGCAAATGAAGGAGACCTTAGCTTTCCCTGTTAGGGATCTCCTTGTCATGATTTGCTCACAAAATGAAGGCCAAGAAAGACCAAGAGTCATTTCCTTTATCATTGAACAAGTGAAGCTTTGTGGTGACATCTCTGATAGTGGGAATCAGAAAATGCTCTCTGCCTTCTTTCATGTTCTTGCTTTAATTCTCAATGAAGACTCAGCAGCCCGAGAATTAGCGTCCAAGAGTGGTCTGGTTAAAGTTGCATCTGATCTTCTCCAGCTATGGATTCATTCAAATGAGCAGGATGCATCTCAAGTCCCAAAATGGGTAACTTCAGCTTTTATTGCTGTCGACCGTCTTGCCCAAGTGGATGCAAAGTTAAATGCTGATGTGATAGAACTTTTGAAGAAGAATGATACAGACAACCAAACGTCTATTGTCATAGAGGAAGAAAAGCAGAATAAATTGTCTTTGGGGTCACCCTTGAAGTATTTAGATACAATGGAACAAAAGAGACTAATTGAAATAGGATGTGGCTGCATCAGAAAGCAATTACCTTCTGAAACAATGCATGCTGTTCTGCAGCTCTCTTCTACCCTGACAAGAACTCATTCAGTTGCTGTTAGTTTCTTGGACTCTGGAGGTCTACAATTACTTCTTTCCTTGCCTGCGAGTAGTTTGTTTGTTGGCTTTGACAATGTTGCAGCTATTATAATTCGCCACATCCTTGAAGATTCTCAAACCCTACAGCAAGCAATGGAGTCTGAGATACGACATAGTTTCATAACTTTTGCTAACAGACAGTCTAGTGGAAGGCTTACTCCGCGAAATTTTCTGTCAAATTTAAGTTCTGTTCTTCAACGGGATCCAGTAATTTTTCTGCAAGCTGCTAAAGCCGTCTGCCAGGTTGAGATGGTTGGTGAGAGGCCATATATGGTATTGATAAAAGATCGGGAGAAGGatagaaaagataaagagaaacaCAAAACAGAGGAAAAGGAGAAACAAACGAATGATGGTAAGGTAAGCACTGCCACCACAATGCCAGCAGCTGTTGGTAGTGGGCATGGGAAGCTTCCTGATACGAATTCCAAGAACTCTAAGATACAGAAGAAACCTCCTCAGAGTTTTGTCACTGTCATTGATACTCTGTTGGATTCAGTATTAGCTTTCACTCCTTCTCTGGAAGATGAATCTGTTAACAAAGTGGGATCAGCATCGACAGATATGGAAATTGATGTTTCTGCAAGCAACAGCAAAGGAAAATCTGTTGCTTCTGTGTCTGAATTAAATGTAGCTAGCCATCAAGAATCCTCTGTTTCATTGGCTAAGGTGGTTTTTATATTGAAGCTCTTGACAGAGATTCTTTTAATGTATTCTTCATCTGTTCATATCCTTGTACGAAAAGATGCCGAAGTTTGCAGCTACAGGGGAACTCCTCAAAAGGGTGTAAATGCTTGCTTAACGGGTGGGATCTTCCACCATGTTCTTCACAAATTTCTACCCTTTTCTAAAAATCAGAGAAAGGAGAAGAAAACTGAAATTGACTGGCATCATAAACTGGCTAGTAAAGCCAACCATTTTCTTGTTGCATCAGGTGTTCGCTCAACTGAAGCAAGGAAAAGAATCTTCACAGAGATCAGTTATGTTTTTAACGAATTTGTTGATTCATGTAATGGTTTTAGGGCCCCAAAGTCTGATATTCAGGCCCTCACTGATCTGCTCAATGATATGTTGGCTGCTCGGATACCTTCAGGTTCATACATTTCAGCAGAAGCTTCTGTTACTTTTATAGAGGCAGGTCTTGTTCAGTCACTCACCAGAACACTGCGCGTGTTAGACTTGGATCATACAGATTCACCTAAGGTTGTTACTGGAATTGTGA
This genomic interval from Salvia splendens isolate huo1 chromosome 13, SspV2, whole genome shotgun sequence contains the following:
- the LOC121761544 gene encoding E3 ubiquitin-protein ligase UPL2-like translates to MASIRSSLPSRLRQLLSSEGAIGPSVKHDAEPPPRIKAFVDKVIQCPLQDIAIPLSGFRWEYGKGNFHHWGPLFLHFETYFKTYLSHRNDLLLSDDILGDVSPFPKQAVLQILRVMQIILENCHTKSSFSVIEHFKLLLASTDPEIITAALETLSALVKISPSKLHVSGKLVGCGSVNACLLSLAQGWGSKEEGLGLYSCVTLHERTQEDGLCLFPLETQNDSDKLQNRVGSTLDFELRSTSPSDVEASDSTNSSGVRVIQIPDNQLQEQDDLSLMKFCIEHYNVPSDLRFPLLTRIRYARALCSSRICRLYSKICLLSFIVLVQSSDSHDELVSFFANEPEYTNELIRIVRSEENISGNIRTLAMTALGAQLAAYSASHERARILSGSSISFAGGNRMILLNVLQRAIISLNNSVDLSSVAFIEALLQFYLLHVISSSSSGSVVRGSGMVPTFLPLLEDSDPSRLHLVCLAAKTLQKLMDYSNTAVTLFRDLGGVELLVQRLQIEVHRVIDFTGSRDSSMAMGECPKYNIDQLYNQKRLIRALLKALGSATYATANSARSQNSYDVSLTPILLMLFSNKEKFGGDIYSSAVTLMSEMIHKDPTCFNVLFDLGLPSAFLSSIVLGVLPASKAITCIPNGLGAICLNSKGLEAVRETSALHFLVDIFTDKKYVMAMSEGIIPLANALEELFRHVSSLRGYGVDLMIEIIDKIALLGDTKCSGSSEKLDGSEAMDMDSIESDDKENIGDSVADGPVQGISDEQCIQLSIFHVIVLVHRTMENSETCRLFVEKSGIESLLKLLLRPSITQSSEGMSIALHSTMVFKCFTQHHSTPLARAICSSLREHLKETVSRTSAISGSFLLDPRASPDPLIFSSLSLVEFLLFLAASKDNRWVTAMLTEFGNGSKDVLEDIGRIHREVLWQISLLEDTKAEAEDQLTGTVNASRQSELGMNDAEDPRLNSFRQFLDPLLRRRTSGWSFESQFFDLINLYRDLTRSSSLHQRQSVDAPSSSQVAANQEDESGSSGSYHQSCCDMVSSLSIHITHLFQELGKVMLLPSRRRDDTLTVSPPSKSVASTFASIAMDHMNFGGHISPSGSEDLVTTKCRYYGKVVEFIDSILLDKPDSCNPVILNCLYGRGVIRTVLTTFEATSQLPFAFSKAPASPMETDEGKQNDVEKADQLWTYGPSASYGKLLDHLATSSYVLSPFNKHLLTQPLVPGDIPFPRDAETFVKVLQSMVLKAVLPVWTHPRFHECNYEFITTVVNIFKHVFSGVEVKSVGANVGRTGPPPTETTISTIVEMGFTRSQAEEALRQVGSNSVELAMEWLFSHPEEPQEEDELAQALAMSLGNSTTETKEEDTTEDTQNVEEELVQLPPVDELLLTCKVLLQMKETLAFPVRDLLVMICSQNEGQERPRVISFIIEQVKLCGDISDSGNQKMLSAFFHVLALILNEDSAARELASKSGLVKVASDLLQLWIHSNEQDASQVPKWVTSAFIAVDRLAQVDAKLNADVIELLKKNDTDNQTSIVIEEEKQNKLSLGSPLKYLDTMEQKRLIEIGCGCIRKQLPSETMHAVLQLSSTLTRTHSVAVSFLDSGGLQLLLSLPASSLFVGFDNVAAIIIRHILEDSQTLQQAMESEIRHSFITFANRQSSGRLTPRNFLSNLSSVLQRDPVIFLQAAKAVCQVEMVGERPYMVLIKDREKDRKDKEKHKTEEKEKQTNDGKVSTATTMPAAVGSGHGKLPDTNSKNSKIQKKPPQSFVTVIDTLLDSVLAFTPSLEDESVNKVGSASTDMEIDVSASNSKGKSVASVSELNVASHQESSVSLAKVVFILKLLTEILLMYSSSVHILVRKDAEVCSYRGTPQKGVNACLTGGIFHHVLHKFLPFSKNQRKEKKTEIDWHHKLASKANHFLVASGVRSTEARKRIFTEISYVFNEFVDSCNGFRAPKSDIQALTDLLNDMLAARIPSGSYISAEASVTFIEAGLVQSLTRTLRVLDLDHTDSPKVVTGIVKVLESVSKEHVHAFESTSARGDRLKSTDPNQARDGNGASSQAVDATADANENSMPTDERELFQSVQNYGGSEAVTDDMEHDQDIHGGFAAADDDYMQENAEGTQNLDETVGIRFEIRSGIQGNLDEDEDDEDDEISGDEGDEVDEDEDEDADDDHNDIEEDEAHHLPHPDTDQDDHEIDEDEFDEEVMDEDEDEEEDEDGVIVRLGEGMNGVNVFDHIEVFGRDSIANETFHVMPVEIFGSRRQGRTTSIYNLLGRNGDTNVPSQHPLLVEPHSSTSTGPPRLSENDRDAYSDRNAEGSLSRLDSIFRSLRNGRQGHRFNLLSNEGQLSGGSGSSVIPQGLEEVLVSRLRRPSSEKSSNNTTAVESQNKNEESPSSEFAETTAENQGNDGGSNTPPSSVILDSTRSADNVPATNQLNQGTETSSRQPQLVEAQYDHTDVLRDVEAVSQESGGSGATLGESLRSLDVEIGSADGHDDGGDRQAGGDARLRRGAPLFTNNNASIGGRDASLHSVSEVSEDLVREADQTGPSQEEQHNRDAESIDPAFLDALPEELRAEVLSAQPSEATQVQNPEPQNNGDIDPEFLAALPPDIRQEVLAQQRAQRLHQSQELEGQPVEMDTVSIIATFPSDIREEVLLTSSDAILANLTPALVAEANMLRERFARRYNQNLFGLHPRNRRGESSRRGDGLDRVGGAHTRRSTGVKPVEAVGSPLVDTEGLKALIRLLRVVQPLYKSQQRLLLNLCANADTRIDLLKILMDLLMLDKKKYQTDLSAVEPPYRLYACQSHVMYSRPQYVDGVPPLVSRRALETLTYLARNHPLAAKLLLEFRLPQFKKSSSSDEERGKSVMLLDEEKEYPEGQASFTLLLSLLNQSLYLRSVAHLEQLLNLLDVVIDYGERKSNPSNEAGSSAPEQLSDPQISTPAVDINVGSSMASGEGNSSMQATSPEADSEQIAETVLNNLPNPELQLLCSLLAREGLSDNAYTLVADVLRKLVAIAPIHCHLFINELAGSVQSLTHSAIEELHLFGDIEKALLNTTTHGAPVLRVLQALSSLVVLLREKDKKHQTTPDTEHNTAISLVRDINTALEPLWQELSSCISKIENYSDVAPDLSPSAVKPSSSVPPLPAGTQNVLPYIESFFVVCEKLHPGQSGAGNDFGIASVPDVDEAAASASQQKTVGSSLNVDDKRVAFLRFSEKHRKLLNAFIRQNPGLLEKSFSLMLKVPRFIDFDNKRAHFRSKIKHQHDHHHSPLRISVRRAYILEDSYNQLRMRSAQDLKGRLTVNFQGEEGIDAGGLTREWYQLLSRVIFDKGALLFTTVGNESTFQPNPNSAYQTEHLSYFKFVGRVVGKALFDGQLLDVHFTRSFYKHILGVKVTYHDIEAIDPDYFKNLKWMLENDISDIPDLTFSIDADEEKMILYEPTQVTDYELIPGGRNIRVTEENKHQYVDLVAEHRLTTAIRPQINAFMEGFNELILRDLISIFHDKELELLISGLPDIDLDDLRANTEYSGYTAASPAIQWFWEVVQELSKEDKARLLQFVTGTSKVPLEGFSALQGISGSQKFQIHKAYGSPDHLPSAHTCFNQLDLPEYPSKQHLEERLLLAIHEGNEGFGFG